A genome region from Triticum aestivum cultivar Chinese Spring chromosome 2B, IWGSC CS RefSeq v2.1, whole genome shotgun sequence includes the following:
- the LOC123039229 gene encoding putative ubiquitin-like-specific protease 1B: MGSDIRTDATMTDRTETPREENIVYMDMDSGDSRKESIEGSDAMSLQGAGNSQHNHVEEVISRNKPKKDANLHVIPQDYVYTPRDITVIETIKSAPKKTQFVDIGDALLAKDDLECLIKNDMFLHDGVINAYIYCMLAHEHLQHRAGEKVHIISTFVSGQIKEDRERDIDPSKYRRIVRHVNSYLQQDMLFIPINMPGYHWYLAVANAKKREIQVLDSLGENVKRNDLATTLLGLEKWLKLAEHSPKFIKSHKWHDLNVTKWTVVKQIQEAIQTDGVSCGLFMLNYMEYWTPHGLLDQFSRRI, from the exons ATGGGTTCCGACATACGCACTGATGCAACGATGACAGACCGCACTGAAACACCGCGAGAAGAG AATATAGTATACATGGATATGGACTCTGGAGATTCACGGAAAGAATCCATTGAGGGTTCAGATGCAATGTCGCTGCAAGGGGCCGGAAATTCACAACATAATCACGTAGAAGAGGTTATATCTCGTAATAAACCAAAAAAGGATGCTAATTTACATGTTATCCCACAAG ACTATGTTTATACCCCTAGAGATATTACAGTCATCGAAACAATCAAGTCTGCCCCTAAGAAAACCCAATTTGTGGACATTGGAGATGCCTTGTTAGCAAAAGACGATTTGGAATGCCTTATAAAAAATGACATGTTCTTACATGACGGT GTGATAAATGCTTACATATATTGTATGCTTGCTCACGAGCATCTACAACACAGGGCGGGTGAAAAGGTACACATTATTAGCACGTTTGTATCGGGCCAGATAAAAGAAGACAGAGAAAGAGACATAGACCCATCAAAATATCGTCGCATCGTGCGTCATGTTAATAGTTATCTACAACAAGATATG TTGTTCATCCCGATTAACATGCCGGGCTACCATTGGTATCTAGCAGTTGCCAACGCCAAAAAACGAGAGATCCAAGTATTGGACTCACTTGGTGAGAATGTCAAACGCAATGACCTTGCTACTACG TTATTAGGGCTCGAGAAATGGCTGAAACTTGCAGAGCATAGTCCGAAGTTTATCAAAAGTCATAAGTGGCATGATCTCAATGTTACAAAATGGACGGTTGTAAAGCAAATTCAGGAGGCAATACAAACCGATGG CGTATCATGTGGATTGTTCATGCTAAACTATATGGAATACTGGACACCACATGGACTGTTAGACCAGTTTAGCAG gAGGATATGA